A part of Gemmatimonas groenlandica genomic DNA contains:
- a CDS encoding response regulator transcription factor, whose translation MRILLAEDDPRLNDLLARALRERAYAVDVVTDGESALIEAAVNEYDAIVLDVMLPRRTGLEVCAELRRRGRQTPILMLTARDALRDRVAGLDSGADDYVVKPFELDELLARLRAIMRRGPALQDEQIVVGDLVVDTRAQQASRAGVPLGLTTREYALLEYLARHAGRVVGRAELTEHVWDANHDPMSNALEVYIGRVRKKLEAPNPVGMLHTRRGSGYLLSDVTDDGRAAAT comes from the coding sequence ATGCGGATTCTGCTCGCGGAAGACGATCCACGGCTGAACGACCTCCTCGCCCGCGCGTTGCGGGAGCGCGCCTATGCCGTGGACGTCGTGACCGACGGCGAGTCGGCGTTGATCGAAGCGGCGGTGAACGAGTACGATGCGATCGTGCTCGACGTGATGCTCCCGCGGCGTACCGGCCTCGAGGTGTGTGCCGAACTGCGGCGTCGTGGCCGGCAAACGCCGATCCTCATGCTGACCGCGCGCGACGCGCTACGCGATCGGGTCGCAGGACTGGACAGCGGCGCCGACGACTACGTCGTGAAGCCGTTCGAACTCGATGAGCTCCTGGCACGGTTGCGCGCGATCATGCGCCGCGGGCCGGCGCTGCAGGATGAACAGATCGTGGTCGGCGACCTCGTGGTCGATACACGTGCGCAGCAGGCATCGCGGGCCGGCGTGCCGCTGGGCCTGACCACCCGGGAGTACGCGCTGCTGGAATATCTGGCGCGACATGCCGGACGCGTGGTGGGTCGTGCCGAGCTCACGGAGCACGTGTGGGACGCCAACCACGATCCGATGTCGAACGCCCTCGAGGTGTACATCGGACGCGTGCGCAAGAAACTCGAGGCGCCGAATCCGGTGGGCATGCTGCACACCCGCCGCGGTTCCGGCTATCTGCTCAGCGACGTGACGGACGACGGACGCGCCGCCGCCACATGA
- a CDS encoding sensor histidine kinase, which translates to MKRAVGPPWTLSIRARLTLWYTAALAVLLVVMTLATYGMLTRTTQADADGYLTEAADEVAASLQLALSTVPRTIASDTAAARWAAGRTLDNHRFRDIGVALFRARTATPDDASRLLLLAVDTTSTATREFGGAAGWLLASKSPTRALTLMDTDVTTLGPHRERVVSMPVTTRRGTFVVALSQSTERHEATLQRVREAMYIGVPLALLLAMLGGLLLAAASLRPVEAMRLTAERIGARTLHERLPVSPAADELSRLSQTFNALLDRVEDAFEQRRRFIADASHELRTPVSIVIGESELALTTDRSPDAYRTALGVIHGEARRLALIVGDLFLLARSDAAEQTLVPTNLFLEELVGDCIDAMGTIALAKQITLCFSPESEVPYTGDEAMLRRVVVNLLDNAIKYTPSGGTVTAQAEPQSGGGAVIRVSDSGAGIAPEHQMRIFERFYRVQHTTPRTGLPDATGAGLGLPIAAWVAKAHGGSLVLAHSDAQGSVFELRLPPYRLQLG; encoded by the coding sequence ATGAAGCGAGCCGTCGGGCCTCCCTGGACGCTATCGATTCGGGCGCGCCTAACGCTGTGGTATACCGCGGCGCTGGCCGTGCTGCTGGTGGTAATGACGCTCGCCACGTACGGTATGCTCACGCGTACCACGCAAGCCGACGCCGACGGATATCTCACGGAAGCCGCCGATGAAGTCGCGGCGTCGCTCCAGTTGGCGCTGTCTACGGTGCCGCGCACGATCGCGAGCGACACGGCGGCGGCACGGTGGGCCGCCGGACGGACACTCGATAATCATCGCTTTCGCGACATCGGCGTGGCCCTGTTCAGAGCACGCACTGCGACTCCCGACGACGCCAGCCGACTCCTCCTGCTAGCGGTCGACACCACGTCGACGGCGACCCGCGAATTCGGCGGCGCGGCCGGCTGGTTGCTGGCCAGCAAGTCGCCCACACGTGCCCTCACGTTAATGGACACCGATGTGACGACCCTCGGTCCGCACCGCGAGCGGGTGGTCTCGATGCCGGTCACCACCCGTCGCGGCACCTTCGTCGTGGCACTCAGTCAGTCGACCGAGCGGCACGAGGCCACGTTGCAGCGCGTGCGCGAGGCCATGTACATCGGCGTGCCGCTGGCGCTGCTGCTTGCCATGCTGGGGGGCCTGCTTCTGGCTGCGGCGAGTCTGCGGCCAGTCGAGGCCATGCGCCTGACGGCTGAACGCATCGGGGCGCGTACGCTGCACGAACGGTTGCCGGTCTCGCCGGCCGCCGACGAGCTCTCTCGATTATCGCAGACCTTCAATGCGCTGCTGGATCGCGTGGAGGACGCCTTCGAGCAGCGCCGGCGCTTCATCGCCGATGCCTCGCACGAGCTGCGCACACCCGTGTCGATCGTCATCGGCGAGAGCGAACTGGCCCTCACCACCGATCGTTCGCCCGACGCGTATCGAACGGCGCTTGGCGTCATTCACGGCGAGGCTCGCCGGCTTGCGCTCATCGTGGGCGACCTGTTCCTGTTGGCGCGCAGCGACGCCGCCGAACAGACGCTCGTACCGACCAACCTCTTCCTCGAAGAACTGGTGGGCGATTGTATCGACGCCATGGGCACCATCGCCTTGGCCAAGCAGATCACGCTGTGCTTCTCACCCGAGAGTGAAGTGCCGTACACGGGCGACGAGGCCATGCTGCGGCGCGTGGTGGTGAACCTGCTCGACAACGCTATCAAGTACACACCGTCCGGTGGGACGGTCACGGCGCAGGCCGAGCCGCAGTCGGGCGGCGGTGCGGTGATCCGGGTGAGCGATAGCGGAGCCGGCATCGCGCCCGAGCACCAGATGCGCATCTTCGAGCGCTTCTACCGCGTCCAACACACGACGCCCCGCACCGGGTTGCCTGATGCAACTGGTGCGGGGCTCGGATTGCCGATCGCCGCGTGGGTGGCGAAGGCGCATGGTGGCTCCCTCGTGCTCGCACACAGCGATGCACAAGGAAGTGTGTTCGAACTGCGCTTACCGCCCTACCGGTTGCAGCTCGGGTAG
- a CDS encoding M28 family peptidase: MFRPARLAATAMALLTGASVALSAQNRPNATKVARPERPVWPDEGPRTWAPRPTVASITANDLRTRLYQFADDSMQGRRIGEKGNFKGTEYIAGEFKRFGLKPAGDSGTYFQTLPFGPTQFDSSGSSLMIGATALSAKRDWIPTAPSAQNGFGGKAELNGVPAVFAGTWGDTAVMLDPEAFKGKVAVFLAAPGAGASGGVRGPASFVSCADVPNKFGVNAILAADKVAAATPARPAAPAAAAGARDPRARRAGAVAVLVIGLEEMTPATVNAAFEGRNGMRPTTALNADAPAGATISRKTAEQLFGKPIDQVTVGTVGQPITASWNQTWRPAAYAARNVIAVLPGSDPTLKEEYVLVGAHNDHVGINTTVVDHDSLRATNFVTRRQGSNDPTCIPTAEQQVKINALIAKARASRPARKDSIMNGADDDGSGSMVLLELAERFAKEKPARSVIFVSHQGEEGGLLGSRWFVDNPTIPIEKVVAAHNMDMVGKGRVDQVKFGGPNSVQMLGARRLSRDFGDIIDSVNANSPEPMAIDKSWDIPANPLNRFCRSDQVNYVRKNIPVVYMSLGYGPDYHMQSDEPQYIDYDHAARLGRFVHDVMTAVANRKEKPEIGGADPTYPSCNR; this comes from the coding sequence GTGTTCCGACCCGCACGTCTTGCTGCCACGGCCATGGCCCTGCTTACCGGTGCCTCCGTCGCGCTCTCCGCGCAGAATCGCCCCAACGCCACGAAGGTGGCGCGACCGGAACGTCCGGTGTGGCCCGACGAGGGTCCGCGCACGTGGGCACCGCGTCCGACCGTGGCGTCGATCACGGCCAACGACCTTCGCACCCGTCTCTACCAGTTCGCCGACGACTCCATGCAGGGCCGTCGTATCGGCGAGAAGGGCAACTTCAAGGGCACCGAGTACATCGCCGGCGAGTTCAAGCGCTTCGGCCTCAAGCCGGCCGGCGATAGCGGGACGTACTTCCAGACGCTCCCCTTCGGCCCCACGCAGTTCGATAGCAGCGGCTCCTCCCTCATGATTGGAGCTACGGCGCTGTCGGCGAAGCGGGATTGGATTCCGACCGCGCCGAGCGCGCAGAACGGATTCGGTGGCAAGGCCGAGCTCAATGGCGTACCCGCCGTGTTCGCCGGCACGTGGGGCGACACCGCCGTGATGCTCGACCCCGAAGCCTTTAAGGGGAAGGTGGCGGTGTTTCTCGCCGCGCCGGGTGCCGGTGCCTCAGGTGGCGTGCGCGGACCGGCGTCGTTCGTGAGCTGTGCCGATGTGCCAAACAAGTTCGGCGTGAACGCGATTCTTGCCGCCGACAAGGTTGCGGCGGCGACGCCGGCCCGTCCGGCGGCACCCGCGGCGGCGGCGGGCGCCCGCGATCCACGCGCCCGACGGGCGGGGGCGGTGGCGGTGCTCGTGATCGGCCTAGAAGAAATGACGCCGGCCACCGTGAACGCGGCCTTCGAAGGCCGCAACGGCATGCGTCCCACTACGGCACTCAACGCTGACGCACCCGCCGGCGCGACGATCTCGCGCAAGACGGCCGAGCAGCTGTTCGGCAAGCCGATCGATCAGGTGACCGTCGGGACCGTCGGTCAGCCGATCACGGCGTCGTGGAACCAGACGTGGCGTCCGGCGGCCTATGCCGCGCGCAACGTGATCGCCGTCCTCCCCGGCTCCGATCCGACGCTCAAGGAAGAGTACGTGTTGGTGGGCGCACACAACGACCACGTGGGCATCAACACCACCGTCGTCGACCACGACTCGCTGCGCGCCACGAACTTCGTGACGCGTCGTCAGGGCAGCAACGATCCCACGTGCATCCCGACGGCGGAACAGCAGGTGAAGATCAACGCCCTGATCGCGAAGGCTCGTGCATCGCGTCCGGCTCGCAAGGACTCGATCATGAATGGCGCCGACGACGATGGATCGGGCTCGATGGTGCTGCTGGAGCTGGCCGAGAGGTTCGCCAAGGAGAAGCCGGCGCGTTCGGTGATCTTCGTGTCGCACCAGGGTGAAGAGGGCGGTCTGCTCGGCTCGCGGTGGTTCGTCGACAACCCGACGATCCCGATCGAGAAGGTCGTCGCCGCGCACAACATGGACATGGTCGGCAAGGGCCGCGTTGATCAGGTGAAGTTCGGCGGACCGAATTCCGTGCAGATGCTGGGCGCGCGTCGCTTGTCGCGTGACTTCGGCGACATCATCGACTCGGTGAACGCCAACAGCCCGGAGCCGATGGCGATCGACAAGAGTTGGGACATTCCCGCGAACCCGCTCAACCGCTTCTGCCGCAGCGATCAGGTGAACTACGTTCGCAAGAACATTCCGGTCGTGTATATGTCGCTCGGCTACGGCCCCGACTACCACATGCAGTCGGACGAGCCGCAGTACATCGACTACGATCACGCCGCGCGACTGGGACGCTTTGTGCATGATGTGATGACGGCCGTGGCGAACCGGAAGGAGAAGCCGGAGATCGGCGGGGCCGACCCGACCTACCCGAGCTGCAACCGGTAG
- a CDS encoding sialidase family protein, with protein sequence MLVPALLWALPAALSAQAAPLASADLGALRLRNIGPASMSGRVVDMDVVESNPSIWYVAGATGGLWRTNDNGVTWSSTFDAPVHSIGDVAVFQPNPQIIWVGTGERASRQSVGWGDGVYKSTDGGVSWQNMGLATSMHIGRIQLHPRDPNIAYVAAQGSVWGAGGDRGLFRTTDGGRSWTRTLFVDDETGATDVAMDWNDPNVLYASTYQRRRSAYGFDGGGPGSALWKSTDAGVTWTKITGHGLPEGEYGRIGIGVYRKNPKILTVSIEQGARYNASTAYIVRKAGVYRSEDAGATWTFMSDWNPRPMYASQVIIDPNDDQRIYMLNAYSFSDNGGKTFTAPRTTTHGDDRFVWVNPNNSRHVVKLDDGGIGISYDRGNKFLYVTSLPLSQFYRVTTDNAVPFNIYGGLQDNGCWMGPSASWTTGGVLNDHFSRLCGGDGFHVTPNPLNSRTVYSASQFLGLQRNDTKTWEVQDIRPGDSTGHIAGRRNWETWGKPGAEQVLGNAMHPANWDAPFIISPHDTATVYAGGQHLFKSVNSGRTWKDLGDMSTGVDRSRLPLMGRLPGENTLSLDDGVPYFPGVTALAESPRVKGLLYVGTDDGRFRVSRDGGATFTDVQSRFPGLPKDSWFAGVEASRHAAGTAYVVVDNHRSNDFTNYVYATSDFGATWRRIDAGLPANRVTRTVREDPRNPTLLYLATEFGVFISPDAGGQWLTLRNNMPMMPFNDITIQARDNTLVLGSHARGLWILDQLNALQELTPAVAASSAHLFTMQPAMQIRTTNLRPHTGDMIFRGENPANGALIDYWVRDAGTAVTLTVLDSAGRTVQTLTPTSRRGVNRVVWNLRYADLPIRSGGGEDDDAGPSPTSPGPLVLPGTYTVRLSYGATAQQQRVVVKDDPRITVSRAERAAWTAFHREIGALITSFVPVAERWRAQPGTDAATRDGKRQAAELSARLSGLYGAVARYTGAPTSDQRSELRFYTRMAAELEKAGR encoded by the coding sequence ATGCTCGTTCCGGCCCTGCTGTGGGCCCTTCCCGCCGCCCTGTCCGCCCAGGCGGCGCCGTTAGCGTCGGCGGATCTCGGTGCGCTCCGCCTGCGCAATATCGGTCCCGCCTCCATGAGCGGCCGCGTGGTCGACATGGATGTCGTCGAGTCGAACCCGAGCATCTGGTATGTGGCGGGTGCCACCGGCGGGCTCTGGCGCACCAACGACAACGGCGTGACGTGGAGCTCCACCTTCGACGCGCCGGTGCACTCGATTGGCGACGTGGCCGTGTTTCAGCCCAACCCGCAGATCATCTGGGTGGGCACCGGCGAACGCGCCAGTCGGCAGAGTGTGGGATGGGGCGACGGCGTGTACAAGAGCACCGACGGCGGCGTGTCGTGGCAGAATATGGGATTGGCCACCAGCATGCACATCGGCCGCATTCAACTGCACCCGCGCGATCCGAACATCGCGTACGTGGCAGCGCAGGGATCGGTCTGGGGCGCCGGCGGCGATCGCGGGCTCTTTCGTACGACCGACGGCGGACGCAGCTGGACGCGCACGCTGTTCGTGGACGACGAGACGGGGGCCACCGACGTCGCGATGGACTGGAACGATCCGAATGTGCTCTACGCGAGTACGTATCAGCGTCGTCGCAGCGCGTACGGATTTGATGGCGGTGGTCCCGGCAGCGCGCTCTGGAAGAGCACCGACGCCGGCGTGACGTGGACCAAGATCACGGGACACGGCTTGCCCGAGGGCGAGTACGGCCGCATCGGCATCGGCGTATATCGCAAGAATCCGAAGATCCTCACCGTGAGTATCGAGCAGGGCGCGCGCTACAACGCGAGCACGGCGTACATCGTGCGCAAGGCAGGCGTATACCGCAGCGAAGACGCCGGCGCCACGTGGACGTTCATGAGCGACTGGAATCCGCGTCCGATGTATGCGAGTCAGGTGATCATCGACCCGAACGACGACCAGCGCATCTACATGCTGAACGCGTATTCGTTCAGCGACAACGGCGGCAAGACGTTCACCGCGCCGCGCACCACCACGCATGGCGACGACCGCTTTGTGTGGGTGAATCCGAACAACAGCCGTCACGTGGTGAAGCTGGACGACGGCGGTATCGGCATCAGCTACGATCGCGGCAACAAGTTCCTGTACGTCACGTCGCTCCCGCTGTCGCAGTTCTATCGCGTGACGACCGACAATGCGGTGCCGTTCAACATCTACGGCGGCCTGCAGGACAACGGCTGCTGGATGGGACCGAGCGCCAGCTGGACGACGGGTGGCGTGCTGAACGATCACTTCTCGCGCCTCTGCGGCGGCGACGGCTTTCACGTGACGCCCAATCCGCTCAATTCGCGCACCGTGTACTCGGCCTCGCAGTTCCTGGGGCTGCAGCGCAACGACACGAAGACGTGGGAAGTGCAGGACATTCGCCCGGGCGATTCCACCGGACACATCGCTGGTCGTCGCAACTGGGAAACGTGGGGCAAGCCGGGCGCCGAACAGGTGCTCGGCAACGCGATGCATCCGGCCAACTGGGATGCGCCGTTCATCATCTCGCCGCACGACACGGCCACGGTCTACGCCGGCGGGCAGCATCTGTTCAAGTCGGTGAACAGCGGACGCACCTGGAAGGACCTGGGTGACATGAGCACGGGCGTCGATCGTTCGCGGTTGCCGCTGATGGGCCGCCTGCCGGGCGAGAATACGTTGTCGCTCGACGACGGCGTGCCGTACTTCCCTGGCGTGACGGCGTTGGCCGAGTCGCCGCGCGTGAAGGGCCTGTTGTACGTCGGCACCGATGACGGTCGCTTCCGCGTGTCGCGCGACGGCGGCGCGACGTTCACGGATGTGCAGAGCCGTTTCCCGGGCCTGCCGAAGGACTCGTGGTTTGCCGGCGTGGAAGCGTCGCGACATGCCGCAGGCACAGCGTATGTGGTAGTCGACAACCATCGCAGCAACGACTTCACGAACTACGTCTACGCCACGAGCGACTTCGGCGCCACCTGGCGCCGTATCGACGCCGGACTGCCGGCCAATCGGGTCACGCGCACGGTACGTGAGGATCCGCGCAACCCGACGCTGCTCTATCTCGCCACCGAGTTCGGGGTCTTCATCTCGCCCGATGCCGGCGGCCAGTGGCTGACGCTGCGCAACAACATGCCGATGATGCCGTTCAACGACATCACGATTCAGGCGCGCGACAACACGCTGGTGTTGGGTTCACACGCGCGCGGCTTGTGGATTCTCGACCAGCTGAACGCGCTGCAGGAGCTTACCCCTGCGGTGGCGGCCAGCAGCGCGCATCTGTTCACGATGCAGCCGGCGATGCAGATCCGCACCACGAATCTTCGTCCGCACACGGGCGACATGATCTTCCGCGGCGAGAACCCGGCCAACGGCGCATTGATCGACTACTGGGTGCGCGACGCGGGAACCGCAGTGACGCTCACGGTGCTCGACAGCGCCGGTCGCACGGTACAAACGCTCACGCCCACGAGCCGTCGCGGTGTGAATCGCGTGGTGTGGAATCTGCGCTATGCCGACCTGCCGATCCGAAGTGGAGGCGGCGAAGACGATGACGCCGGCCCGAGTCCGACGTCGCCGGGCCCGCTGGTGCTGCCAGGTACGTACACGGTGCGACTGTCGTACGGCGCGACGGCACAGCAGCAGCGCGTGGTGGTGAAGGACGACCCGCGCATTACCGTGTCGCGCGCCGAACGTGCGGCGTGGACGGCGTTCCATCGCGAGATCGGCGCGCTGATCACGTCATTCGTGCCGGTCGCCGAACGGTGGCGCGCGCAGCCCGGCACCGATGCGGCGACGCGCGACGGTAAGCGTCAGGCCGCCGAGTTGAGTGCGCGCCTGTCGGGGCTGTATGGGGCTGTGGCGCGCTACACCGGTGCGCCCACGTCGGATCAGCGGTCGGAGCTGCGCTTCTACACGCGCATGGCGGCGGAGCTGGAGAAGGCGGGACGGTGA
- a CDS encoding histone deacetylase family protein, whose product MLHLWSSSKYAIELPDGHRFPMSKYQLLREGVLAEGLVPPERLHDPQRVLVDDLLLVHTREYVDHITNGTLPTAEQRRIGLPWSESFVERAYRVVQGTCEAAESALQHGVAMNLAGGTHHAFPDRGEGFCTFNDVAVAIRRLQRDGRVRRVAIVDLDVHQGNGTHGCFAGDAQVYTFSMHGAKNFPFHKVPGTRDVELDDGTGDAEYLALLEMHLPTVLRDARPDLVVYLAGADPHEGDKLGRLKLTFEGLHRRDAFVLEMCREIGVPVCATMSGGYGRDVRDTVQVHLNTVRVLQSFAGR is encoded by the coding sequence ATGCTCCACCTCTGGTCGTCATCCAAGTACGCCATCGAGCTCCCCGACGGGCATCGGTTTCCGATGTCCAAGTATCAGCTGTTGCGCGAAGGGGTGTTGGCCGAGGGGCTGGTGCCACCGGAGCGGCTGCATGATCCGCAGCGGGTGCTCGTGGACGATCTGTTGCTCGTGCACACGCGCGAGTACGTGGATCACATCACCAACGGCACGTTGCCGACGGCGGAGCAGCGGCGGATCGGGTTGCCGTGGTCGGAGTCGTTCGTGGAGCGCGCGTACCGGGTGGTGCAGGGCACGTGCGAGGCGGCCGAGTCGGCGTTGCAGCACGGCGTGGCGATGAATCTCGCGGGAGGGACGCATCACGCGTTTCCTGATCGCGGCGAGGGGTTCTGTACCTTCAACGACGTGGCCGTGGCGATCCGACGGTTGCAGCGTGACGGGCGCGTGCGGCGGGTGGCGATCGTCGATCTCGATGTGCATCAGGGCAACGGCACGCACGGCTGTTTTGCCGGCGACGCGCAGGTGTACACGTTCAGCATGCACGGCGCGAAGAACTTTCCGTTCCACAAGGTGCCGGGCACGCGCGATGTCGAACTCGACGACGGTACGGGCGACGCCGAGTATCTCGCCCTACTCGAGATGCATCTGCCGACCGTGCTGCGCGACGCGCGCCCCGATCTGGTGGTGTATCTGGCCGGCGCCGACCCTCATGAAGGCGACAAACTGGGGCGGCTCAAGCTCACCTTCGAGGGACTGCACCGCCGCGACGCCTTCGTGCTGGAGATGTGCCGGGAGATCGGGGTGCCGGTGTGCGCCACCATGTCGGGCGGGTATGGGCGGGACGTGCGGGACACGGTGCAGGTGCACCTGAACACGGTTCGGGTGCTGCAGAGCTTCGCCGGGCGCTAA
- a CDS encoding PQQ-dependent sugar dehydrogenase, which yields MVRRTFLLAAAASALFAVPAIAQSPVYKSSAHDYRLVTVADGLVQPWSMAFLPGGDMLVTERPGRLRIVRGGKLLPTPVTGVPEVVYRGQGGLLDVVAHPNFATNKLVYLSFSKPTGGGAATTAVVRGRFENNALVDVKEIFVADTKGAPGHFGSRIAFDKSGMMFITVGERQAPPSGDLEKHPAQDLSNHHGKVIRLFDDGRVPPDNPFVGKAGAKPEIWSYGHRNPQGLAIHPTTGDVWATEHGPQGGDELNLIQKGLNYGWPVVGFGVNYGPGQAIHAATMRPGMEQPKNVWVPSIATSSLMIYTGDKFPAWKGSFFVGGLAGQRIVRLTYDGKVFNVEDNLVRTQGRIRDVRQGPDGFIYFSIDDQQAKPTAVMRMEPVARR from the coding sequence ATGGTTCGTCGTACGTTTCTGCTCGCCGCCGCGGCGAGCGCGCTGTTCGCGGTGCCCGCGATCGCGCAGTCGCCCGTCTACAAGTCGTCGGCGCACGACTACCGTCTGGTGACCGTGGCCGACGGCCTCGTGCAACCGTGGTCGATGGCGTTCCTTCCGGGCGGCGACATGCTCGTGACCGAGCGTCCCGGCCGTCTCCGCATCGTGCGCGGAGGCAAGCTCCTGCCCACGCCCGTGACGGGCGTTCCGGAAGTGGTCTACCGCGGTCAGGGTGGACTGCTCGACGTGGTGGCGCATCCGAACTTCGCCACCAACAAACTGGTCTATCTCAGCTTCTCCAAGCCTACCGGCGGCGGGGCGGCGACGACGGCCGTCGTGCGCGGGCGTTTCGAGAACAACGCGCTGGTCGACGTGAAGGAGATCTTCGTGGCCGACACGAAGGGTGCGCCAGGCCACTTCGGCTCCCGCATCGCCTTCGACAAGAGCGGCATGATGTTCATCACCGTTGGCGAGCGCCAGGCGCCGCCCAGTGGTGATCTCGAGAAGCATCCGGCGCAGGATCTGTCGAATCACCATGGCAAGGTCATTCGCCTGTTCGACGACGGCCGCGTGCCGCCTGACAATCCGTTCGTGGGCAAAGCTGGCGCGAAGCCGGAGATCTGGAGCTATGGCCATCGCAATCCGCAGGGCCTCGCGATTCACCCCACCACGGGCGACGTCTGGGCCACCGAGCACGGCCCGCAGGGCGGCGATGAGCTCAACCTGATTCAGAAGGGGCTCAACTACGGCTGGCCCGTGGTCGGCTTCGGTGTGAACTACGGCCCCGGCCAGGCGATTCACGCGGCGACGATGCGCCCAGGCATGGAGCAGCCCAAGAACGTGTGGGTGCCCTCGATCGCCACGTCGAGCCTCATGATTTACACCGGCGACAAGTTCCCGGCGTGGAAGGGCAGCTTCTTCGTCGGCGGACTCGCCGGCCAGCGCATCGTGCGTCTCACGTACGACGGCAAGGTGTTCAACGTCGAGGACAACCTGGTGCGCACGCAAGGACGCATCCGCGACGTGCGACAGGGGCCGGACGGATTCATCTACTTCTCGATCGACGATCAGCAAGCGAAGCCGACCGCGGTCATGCGCATGGAACCAGTGGCGCGGCGGTGA
- a CDS encoding DinB family protein — MYASLAAFHASWRYESESTQKLLDCLTDASLSHELFPGGRTVGRLAWHIAQSIPEMLNRTGLAVIGAGEHDAVPAHAAAIVAAYRTAAASLSEQLTERWTDATLSARDDMYGETWPRGMTLDVLIKHQTHHRGQLTIGMRQAGLIIPGMYGPAKEEWSAMGVPAPE, encoded by the coding sequence ATGTACGCCTCCCTCGCCGCGTTTCACGCCTCCTGGCGATACGAATCCGAGAGCACGCAGAAGCTACTCGACTGCCTCACCGACGCCTCGCTGTCACACGAACTCTTCCCGGGTGGCCGCACCGTCGGCCGCCTGGCCTGGCACATCGCCCAGTCGATTCCCGAAATGCTGAATCGCACGGGGCTCGCCGTCATCGGCGCCGGTGAACACGACGCCGTGCCCGCGCACGCCGCCGCCATCGTGGCGGCGTACCGCACCGCCGCCGCCTCGCTGAGCGAACAGCTCACCGAGCGGTGGACCGACGCGACGTTGTCCGCACGCGACGACATGTACGGCGAGACCTGGCCGCGCGGCATGACGCTCGATGTGCTGATCAAGCATCAGACGCATCACCGCGGTCAGCTCACGATCGGCATGCGACAAGCGGGACTGATCATCCCGGGTATGTACGGGCCGGCGAAAGAAGAATGGAGCGCGATGGGCGTACCAGCGCCGGAGTGA
- a CDS encoding RidA family protein: MTSILSAAFRRVSSLVLLAAVPLVSACRASVRTSAEPQFIHPDGPPANPFSPAVRVGNIIFVSGTLGTKPDGTLVPGGIQPETRQLLENVKRTLAAAGVGMDRVVKCTVFLADLKEWPAMNEVYRGYFSNGNYPARTAVQATLLFGARVEMECAAAAT; the protein is encoded by the coding sequence ATGACGTCTATTCTCTCCGCCGCGTTCCGACGAGTCTCGTCGCTGGTGCTGCTGGCCGCGGTGCCGCTTGTGTCTGCCTGTCGTGCGTCGGTGCGCACCAGTGCCGAGCCGCAGTTCATTCATCCCGACGGCCCGCCGGCCAATCCGTTCTCGCCGGCGGTGCGTGTCGGCAACATCATTTTTGTCTCGGGCACGCTCGGTACCAAGCCCGACGGTACGCTGGTGCCCGGCGGCATCCAGCCGGAAACGCGACAGCTGCTCGAGAACGTCAAGCGCACGCTCGCCGCGGCCGGCGTGGGCATGGATCGCGTGGTGAAATGCACCGTGTTTCTGGCCGACCTGAAGGAGTGGCCGGCTATGAACGAGGTGTATCGCGGGTACTTCAGCAACGGGAACTATCCGGCGCGTACGGCGGTGCAGGCCACGTTGCTGTTCGGTGCGCGTGTGGAGATGGAGTGCGCCGCTGCCGCGACCTAG